The nucleotide sequence TGTACGGATTCGTACAGTATCCGTATATGTTATATAACCGTTTTATATTTATTTAGGTATTTGACAGAGTAGCTGAAACTATTAAAATAAAGTGTTAAATTACAAAATGTTATGAACTTTAACTCTAACATTTGTTCTATTAACTTTTAGTTTTTTCTTCTCTCAGAATTATTATCACTTGTAACCAAAGTTTACTTGAATATGAAATTTTTCATAAAAGTTTATAAAAGTTCCAAAAAATTTGCTTGCAAACATGCACAACGGTTTGAAAAACAAATCATTTGTTTAAATATATACTACTCCGTAACAAATAATTAGACACAAACCAACATTTCACTTCACTCCCAAAAAACAAAAATATTGACCTTTATATTTTTTCCTAATATTTAAATTAaaacattaaattaaaataaaaaatcaaCCCCCGAAGCATTGGTTTCTGTTTATTTCACACCCTCTTGGAATTTTGTTACTTGGTCGTTTCCCTTCTTCCGTCGATACCTTATGTCAATATTTATTTCATCCCTTCTACAAATTCAACAATTTCATCATTCACATTCTCTTGATTAGCATCATGGTGCAAATTCAAGAAACTATCGACACaactattactaataatattaatattaacagtaacaataatagtaatagtaatactaatgagTTTGAAAGTGATTTTTGTATTAACGATCACGTTGATTTACTTATCGAGATATTGAAAAGGCTAGATGGGCGATCAATGGGTGCGGCCGCGTGTGTATGCAAACAATGGTGTTCCGTAACACAAAATGATTCCTTATGGGAACATTTATGTTTTCGACACGTGTTACCCGCCCCTGTTGGTGTACGGCCCGTTGTATCCGCATTGGGAGGGTATAGAAGGTTGTATATGGTTTGTGTACGGCCTGTACTGAGTCGACTCAAAAGGAGACGAGTTGGAAATGAGTTTGAAGTTGTAAGGCAAGTTTGGAACCAACATGAAGTTGAGCTGTCGTTGTCTTTGTTTTGTGTTGAGTATTATGAACGGttgttggttggtggtggtggtggtggtgatgggagAGTTGTCGGTGATTCTCCGACGGTGTCGTGGTCGCTTAAGTTTTTAAGAATGCCGGTAAATGTTTGATAATGATCGAGAGAATGATGAAAAGGTGTCGTTTCAATTGTTTTGACTTATGTATTTGAAGTTGCAACTGCCAAATACTCGTAGTACGTATAGCTAGCGGGTGACATTCTTTATTAAATTTctgtttcttattcttcttctttcttttcctttttttttttttttaatttgaattttgaataatttttttttttttagtttttatttactAACTGTCTAATTTCGTGTTTTATGGTATGAGGTTTTAAGTCATTTATTTAGTGTATTATTAGTAACTtggaagttttttttttattttttttattaatgtatTAAAATGAGGTTTTAAGTCATTCATCACTAATCTATTCAATTAAGAGGTGTTCACCCTTCTATGGGTGAATGTTGAactttttaaaccaaacaacatgtTGGTGTACGATTATGTTGAAAGTTTACTTTATATTTGTTTATATTCACATGTGAATTGGATACTGATTAATAGA is from Rutidosis leptorrhynchoides isolate AG116_Rl617_1_P2 chromosome 10, CSIRO_AGI_Rlap_v1, whole genome shotgun sequence and encodes:
- the LOC139871216 gene encoding F-box protein SNE-like → MVQIQETIDTTITNNININSNNNSNSNTNEFESDFCINDHVDLLIEILKRLDGRSMGAAACVCKQWCSVTQNDSLWEHLCFRHVLPAPVGVRPVVSALGGYRRLYMVCVRPVLSRLKRRRVGNEFEVVRQVWNQHEVELSLSLFCVEYYERLLVGGGGGGDGRVVGDSPTVSWSLKFLRMPVNV